The Chiloscyllium punctatum isolate Juve2018m chromosome 30, sChiPun1.3, whole genome shotgun sequence genome includes a region encoding these proteins:
- the LOC140455409 gene encoding netrin-G1-like isoform X2, with amino-acid sequence MHLTSLLPLQILYVTLSLSAQHFPSWGHYDLCKTRIHWDKWMSWDYMACQPETTLLTRFLKISLDPPNSTCGETPEMYCTLENPYMCNNECDAHTPELAHPPELMLDDEGRIPTSFWQSVSWRSFPKPLLVNITLSWGKSIELTEDIIITFESGRPEQMVLEKSLDHGRSWQPYQFYAADCLNSFGMEPRKARDLRATSVLDIICTEEYSRGYVWKVDKMVRFEIQERLALFGGPRFGDMASLYGQLDTTKELRDFFTLTDLRLRLLRPATGPTSVDPHNLSKYFYAISNLDIRGRCKCNLHANNCVMKKGKLSCECEHNTTGPDCGRCKKGFHGRRWRAGSYLPIPKGTANVCLPDTITSGWGVCDNLLTRCENGGVCEENGKCRCPAPYTGLLCEKVQCRKGAEGCVSQSAREPSLHRALLSLTALLTAAHGRPLL; translated from the exons ATGCATCTAACCAGCCTGCTACCCCTTCAGATCCTTTATgtgaccctgtctctctctgcacagCACTTCCCATCCTGGGGACACTACGACCTATGTAAGACCCGGATACACTGGGACAAATGGATGAGTTGGGATTACATGGCCTGCCAACCAGAGACCACGCTGCTCACCAGGTTCCTGAAGATCAGTCTGGATCCCCCCAACAGCACATGTGGAGAGACCCCCGAGATGTACTGCACTCTG gAGAACCCATACATGTGCAACAATGAGTGTGATGCTCACACGCCTGAGCTGGCCCACCCTCCCGAGCTGATGCTGGATGACGAAGGCAGGATTCCCACCAGCTTTTGGCAAAGTGTGTCCTGGAGGAGTTTTCCCAAGCCCCTGTTGGTCAACATCACCCTGTCCTGGGGGAAGAGCATTGAGCTGACCGAAGACATCATCATCACCTTTGAGTCTGGCCGGCCGGAGCAGATGGTCCTGGAGAAGTCCCTGGACCATGGGCGGAGCTGGCAGCCCTATCAGTTCTATGCAGCCGATTGCCTCAACTCCTTCGGGATGGAGCCGAGAAAGGCCCGAGATCTGAGGGCCACCTCAGTGCTGGACATCATCTGCACTGAGGAGTACTCCAGGGGCTACGTGTGGAAGGTGGACAAGATGGTCCGCTTCGAGATCCAGGAGCGTCTGGCCCTGTTTGGGGGTCCCCGCTTTGGGGACATGGCCTCACTGTACGGCCAACTGGACACCACCAAGGAGCTGAGAGATTTCTTCACCCTGACTGACCTGCGGCTCCGGCTGCTGCGGCCGGCCACTGGACCCACCAGCGTCGACCCCCACAATCTCTCCAAGTACTTCTATGCCATCTCCAACCTGGACATCCGTGGCCG GTGCAAGTGTAACCTTCACGCCAACAACTGTGTCATGAAGAAGGGGAAGCTGAGctgtgagtgtgagcacaacACCACGGGGCCGGACTGTGGTCGATGCAAGAAAGGTTTTCATGGCCGACGATGGAGAGCAGGCTCGTACCTCCCCATCCCCAAAGGGACGGCCAATGTCT GcctccctgacaccatcacaaGCGGCT ggGGAGTGTGCGATAACTTGCTAACACGGTGTGAGAACGGAGGTGTGTGTGAGGAGAACGGGAAGTGCCGGTGCCCCGCTCCCTACACCGGGCTCCTGTGTGAGAAAGTCCAGTGCAGGAAGGGAGCGGAAGGCTGCGTCTCCCAATCGGCCCGGGAGCCCTCCTTGCACCGGGCGCTGCTCTCGCTGACCGCGCTGCTCACCGCCGCCCACGGCCGCCCGCTGCTCTGA
- the LOC140455409 gene encoding netrin-G1-like isoform X1, giving the protein MHLTSLLPLQILYVTLSLSAQHFPSWGHYDLCKTRIHWDKWMSWDYMACQPETTLLTRFLKISLDPPNSTCGETPEMYCTLENPYMCNNECDAHTPELAHPPELMLDDEGRIPTSFWQSVSWRSFPKPLLVNITLSWGKSIELTEDIIITFESGRPEQMVLEKSLDHGRSWQPYQFYAADCLNSFGMEPRKARDLRATSVLDIICTEEYSRGYVWKVDKMVRFEIQERLALFGGPRFGDMASLYGQLDTTKELRDFFTLTDLRLRLLRPATGPTSVDPHNLSKYFYAISNLDIRGRCKCNLHANNCVMKKGKLSCECEHNTTGPDCGRCKKGFHGRRWRAGSYLPIPKGTANVCLPDTITSGSDAKLIHPRPTVPSLDVANPKQGGVCDNLLTRCENGGVCEENGKCRCPAPYTGLLCEKVQCRKGAEGCVSQSAREPSLHRALLSLTALLTAAHGRPLL; this is encoded by the exons ATGCATCTAACCAGCCTGCTACCCCTTCAGATCCTTTATgtgaccctgtctctctctgcacagCACTTCCCATCCTGGGGACACTACGACCTATGTAAGACCCGGATACACTGGGACAAATGGATGAGTTGGGATTACATGGCCTGCCAACCAGAGACCACGCTGCTCACCAGGTTCCTGAAGATCAGTCTGGATCCCCCCAACAGCACATGTGGAGAGACCCCCGAGATGTACTGCACTCTG gAGAACCCATACATGTGCAACAATGAGTGTGATGCTCACACGCCTGAGCTGGCCCACCCTCCCGAGCTGATGCTGGATGACGAAGGCAGGATTCCCACCAGCTTTTGGCAAAGTGTGTCCTGGAGGAGTTTTCCCAAGCCCCTGTTGGTCAACATCACCCTGTCCTGGGGGAAGAGCATTGAGCTGACCGAAGACATCATCATCACCTTTGAGTCTGGCCGGCCGGAGCAGATGGTCCTGGAGAAGTCCCTGGACCATGGGCGGAGCTGGCAGCCCTATCAGTTCTATGCAGCCGATTGCCTCAACTCCTTCGGGATGGAGCCGAGAAAGGCCCGAGATCTGAGGGCCACCTCAGTGCTGGACATCATCTGCACTGAGGAGTACTCCAGGGGCTACGTGTGGAAGGTGGACAAGATGGTCCGCTTCGAGATCCAGGAGCGTCTGGCCCTGTTTGGGGGTCCCCGCTTTGGGGACATGGCCTCACTGTACGGCCAACTGGACACCACCAAGGAGCTGAGAGATTTCTTCACCCTGACTGACCTGCGGCTCCGGCTGCTGCGGCCGGCCACTGGACCCACCAGCGTCGACCCCCACAATCTCTCCAAGTACTTCTATGCCATCTCCAACCTGGACATCCGTGGCCG GTGCAAGTGTAACCTTCACGCCAACAACTGTGTCATGAAGAAGGGGAAGCTGAGctgtgagtgtgagcacaacACCACGGGGCCGGACTGTGGTCGATGCAAGAAAGGTTTTCATGGCCGACGATGGAGAGCAGGCTCGTACCTCCCCATCCCCAAAGGGACGGCCAATGTCT GcctccctgacaccatcacaaGCGGCT CTGATGCAAAGCTGATTCATCCACGTCCAACTGTCCCATCACTCGATGTTGCAAACCCAAAGCAAG ggGGAGTGTGCGATAACTTGCTAACACGGTGTGAGAACGGAGGTGTGTGTGAGGAGAACGGGAAGTGCCGGTGCCCCGCTCCCTACACCGGGCTCCTGTGTGAGAAAGTCCAGTGCAGGAAGGGAGCGGAAGGCTGCGTCTCCCAATCGGCCCGGGAGCCCTCCTTGCACCGGGCGCTGCTCTCGCTGACCGCGCTGCTCACCGCCGCCCACGGCCGCCCGCTGCTCTGA